The following coding sequences lie in one Verrucomicrobiota bacterium genomic window:
- a CDS encoding HAD family hydrolase, producing TTSEFEEIAREWIQTARNPETGLLFTEMVYQPMLELLDYLRENDFETWIVSGGGIDFLRPWSAEIYGIPPQQVIGSSVRTSFAEEDGEPILLREAEIDFVNDKEGKPVGIQRHIGKKPIFASGNSDGDFQMLQYTTSGDSPSFGILLHHTDAEREWAYDRNSEVGKLDRGLDEAGERGWMVIDMAEDWNTVFPRD from the coding sequence GACGACCAGTGAATTCGAAGAAATCGCACGAGAGTGGATTCAAACGGCGAGAAATCCTGAAACCGGGCTTTTGTTTACCGAAATGGTTTACCAGCCCATGCTCGAACTACTCGACTACCTGAGAGAAAACGATTTCGAGACGTGGATCGTATCCGGTGGCGGAATTGATTTCCTGAGACCGTGGTCGGCGGAAATTTACGGTATCCCTCCGCAGCAGGTAATCGGTAGTTCCGTGAGAACTTCTTTTGCAGAAGAAGACGGAGAACCGATTCTGTTAAGGGAGGCCGAAATTGATTTCGTGAATGACAAAGAAGGGAAACCGGTCGGCATTCAGCGACACATTGGAAAAAAACCGATCTTCGCTTCCGGTAATTCGGATGGGGACTTTCAGATGCTCCAGTATACAACATCCGGTGACAGCCCGAGCTTCGGAATTCTCCTTCACCACACAGACGCTGAGCGAGAATGGGCCTACGATCGGAACTCAGAGGTCGGAAAGCTCGACCGAGGCTTGGATGAAGCAGGCGAACGCGGATGGATGGTTATAGATATGGCAGAGGACTGGAATACTGTCTTCCCAAGAGATTAA
- a CDS encoding thioesterase family protein encodes MDLLKECLNLSCRGVYDSVESAAVEGSVYVYWFGVSMKKEFVVRHRVAFSETDMAGIVHFSNYFRYMEIAEDAFFREHGQSLIRREEGEVHGWPRVRASCDFKAPISFGEEVEIVLFVSEVKVRAIEFAFALYRVEDGLRGKKIARGRMTTVHVVRRTGEAVHEMEALAIPEDFQKTLAEWVD; translated from the coding sequence GTGGATCTTCTGAAAGAATGTCTCAACCTTTCGTGTCGGGGTGTTTACGATTCTGTTGAGAGTGCCGCTGTCGAGGGGTCTGTTTACGTTTACTGGTTTGGAGTTTCTATGAAAAAAGAGTTTGTCGTTCGCCATCGGGTTGCCTTCTCGGAAACGGATATGGCAGGTATCGTCCATTTCTCGAATTACTTTAGGTACATGGAAATCGCCGAGGACGCCTTTTTCCGTGAACATGGTCAAAGCCTAATCCGCAGGGAAGAAGGAGAGGTTCACGGTTGGCCTCGAGTGCGTGCTTCGTGCGACTTTAAAGCGCCGATTAGCTTCGGAGAAGAAGTTGAAATTGTTTTGTTCGTAAGTGAGGTGAAGGTGCGGGCAATTGAATTTGCGTTTGCACTTTACCGTGTTGAGGACGGTCTGAGAGGGAAAAAGATTGCCCGTGGAAGAATGACTACGGTTCACGTTGTCCGTAGAACGGGCGAAGCAGTTCACGAGATGGAGGCGCTCGCCATTCCTGAGGATTTCCAAAAGACTTTAGCCGAGTGGGTCGATTAA
- a CDS encoding crossover junction endodeoxyribonuclease RuvC, whose translation MARKTNQSLWGEFVRNGGVANKTSKDIRARVDRTPVEGLILGVDPSLRGTGIAVIEATRKRATLLHSEVFRFPSSWKTEGCIGEISRRIDRTVQDYPIRAAAVEEAIYVQNFRTALTLGAARGSAIAALVLRGVAIHEYPPLRIKQALVGYGRASKEQVRSTLAQMVAGATDELTLDESDAAATAICHWLTFRKPIAGE comes from the coding sequence GTGGCAAGAAAAACGAACCAGTCGCTTTGGGGCGAATTTGTAAGAAACGGGGGCGTAGCCAATAAAACCTCAAAAGACATTCGAGCACGAGTCGACCGCACGCCGGTAGAAGGGTTAATTCTCGGGGTTGATCCCAGTCTACGAGGAACAGGCATTGCCGTCATCGAAGCGACTCGAAAGAGAGCCACGCTTCTACACTCCGAAGTTTTTCGATTTCCTTCCTCGTGGAAAACTGAGGGTTGTATCGGGGAGATTTCGCGAAGAATTGACCGCACCGTTCAAGACTACCCAATCCGGGCTGCTGCAGTCGAAGAGGCTATTTACGTCCAAAACTTTCGAACTGCGCTCACGCTTGGCGCGGCCAGAGGTTCCGCTATCGCCGCTCTGGTTCTGCGGGGAGTCGCTATCCACGAATACCCTCCACTTCGCATTAAACAGGCTCTGGTAGGCTACGGGCGTGCAAGCAAAGAGCAGGTACGCAGCACGCTAGCGCAGATGGTTGCAGGAGCAACCGACGAACTGACTCTGGATGAGTCTGACGCAGCCGCTACTGCGATATGCCACTGGCTCACCTTCCGAAAACCGATTGCAGGCGAGTGA
- the crtI gene encoding phytoene desaturase family protein has product MNRNSKTSRDCIVIGGGIGGLAAAIRLASEGKKVTIIEKNAHLGGKCDYLVRDGFHFDLGPSVLTLPFLLDELFAAAGRLREDYLAIEPVEPGCSYFFADGTRFDAPGTMDDFQKAIAEAFPSEIDGFRKFREHLQRLWEVSGPAYLFNPLGIKTLQSIPLRKAIRALPDLIPAKMENRLQKFFKDPRLIQLFSRFATYNGSDPKRTPATFNVVAHAELAFGSWRCAGGMYALIRALTKLAKELGVEVMTNTEVDRIDFRPDGSLDGVLTREGSKIKSPFVVCNQDAATAWSGSLLSQSRFSPRKSHRAAKIESSSSGFVFLAALNRKHEELACHNVFFSSDYDREFRDLFGPGQPLQNPTIYVSRPSCKDPSLAPEGKEGWFVLINAPSLQAFEHWDEREYAKAVTSQLVERCGLAEEEIEWIHFHGPRFYHEQYSAWNGSLYGPSSNTMRQGFLRFPNSSRRIDGLAFCGGSAHPGGGIPLVLLSGKFAATACSSYLEG; this is encoded by the coding sequence GTGAACCGGAACAGTAAGACCTCCCGGGACTGTATCGTCATTGGGGGCGGAATTGGAGGTCTCGCGGCCGCCATCCGCCTTGCTTCCGAAGGAAAGAAGGTGACCATTATAGAAAAAAACGCTCACCTTGGTGGTAAGTGCGACTACCTTGTTCGTGATGGCTTCCATTTTGACCTCGGACCGTCAGTACTCACTCTCCCCTTCCTTCTCGACGAGCTTTTTGCAGCCGCAGGTCGCCTCCGTGAAGACTATCTGGCAATCGAGCCGGTAGAACCAGGATGCAGCTACTTCTTCGCTGACGGAACGCGTTTCGATGCTCCTGGAACTATGGACGACTTCCAAAAGGCAATTGCGGAAGCCTTCCCTTCCGAGATCGACGGCTTTCGTAAATTTAGAGAACATCTCCAGCGTCTTTGGGAAGTAAGTGGCCCCGCCTATCTCTTTAACCCTCTCGGAATAAAGACCCTTCAATCGATTCCATTGAGAAAAGCGATCCGCGCTCTGCCCGACCTGATTCCTGCAAAGATGGAGAACCGGTTGCAAAAGTTCTTTAAGGATCCCCGTCTCATCCAACTCTTTTCCCGCTTTGCCACCTACAACGGTTCTGATCCGAAACGAACCCCTGCTACTTTTAACGTTGTTGCTCACGCGGAGCTCGCATTTGGCTCATGGCGCTGTGCGGGAGGCATGTACGCGCTCATCCGTGCACTGACGAAGCTGGCTAAAGAGTTAGGGGTTGAGGTAATGACGAATACCGAAGTTGATCGGATCGACTTTAGGCCCGATGGAAGCCTAGATGGAGTACTCACTAGGGAAGGATCTAAGATCAAGAGTCCCTTTGTCGTGTGTAATCAAGACGCAGCCACTGCTTGGTCAGGATCTCTTCTTTCTCAAAGTCGGTTCTCCCCAAGAAAGAGCCACAGAGCGGCAAAGATTGAATCTTCCAGCAGCGGCTTTGTGTTTCTGGCTGCACTCAACCGAAAACACGAAGAACTCGCCTGTCACAACGTATTCTTCTCCTCCGACTACGACCGTGAATTTCGCGACCTTTTCGGACCGGGACAGCCCCTGCAGAATCCAACCATCTACGTTTCCCGACCTTCCTGCAAAGACCCATCACTTGCTCCCGAGGGTAAGGAAGGCTGGTTTGTCTTGATAAACGCACCTAGCTTACAAGCCTTCGAACATTGGGATGAACGGGAGTATGCGAAAGCAGTGACGTCTCAGTTGGTAGAGAGGTGTGGACTTGCGGAAGAAGAGATTGAGTGGATCCATTTTCACGGTCCTCGATTTTACCACGAACAATACTCGGCGTGGAATGGATCACTCTACGGCCCGAGTTCAAACACCATGCGCCAGGGATTTTTGAGATTCCCCAACTCATCGCGAAGAATCGACGGCCTCGCTTTTTGTGGGGGTTCGGCTCACCCGGGCGGTGGCATACCATTGGTCCTCCTCAGCGGAAAGTTCGCTGCAACCGCTTGCTCCTCCTATCTAGAAGGATGA
- a CDS encoding KamA family radical SAM protein, with the protein MYPDDRREDWFKGQGYWSDVPEQKWKSWRWQMQNRISTVEQLERYIDLTPEEKAGTKFAEFKLSLAITPYFFNLIDPKDPRCPVRLQMIPRAGETQRAPEELLDPVGEESTMPVKGLVHRYPDRVLFLVTDQCASYCRYCTRSRLVSNAQDYNFHPSFEEGLSYIEQHSEVRDVLLSGGDPLLLNDTKLDYLLGRLRAIPHVEFIRIGSRIPVFLPQRINDKFCEVLRRHGPVWISIHVNHPKECTEELFQACERLSFSGTPIGNQSVLLRGVNDDPDTYRSLIHRLLMMRVRPYYLYQCDLITGSAHFRTSVEKGVEIIRSLRGSTTGYAIPQFVIDAPGGGGKIPINPDYVEKVTAEEIVLRNYEGRIFRYPLKPSLTQTIVEEPVEESTVLV; encoded by the coding sequence ATGTATCCCGACGACCGTCGTGAGGATTGGTTCAAGGGCCAGGGCTACTGGTCCGATGTTCCCGAACAAAAATGGAAAAGTTGGCGATGGCAGATGCAGAATCGCATTTCGACCGTCGAGCAGCTTGAGAGGTACATCGACCTCACTCCTGAAGAAAAGGCAGGAACTAAGTTTGCGGAATTCAAACTTTCTCTCGCGATCACTCCCTACTTTTTTAACCTGATCGATCCGAAAGATCCTCGGTGCCCGGTGCGGCTGCAGATGATTCCACGGGCCGGAGAGACACAGAGAGCCCCGGAAGAACTACTGGATCCTGTTGGCGAAGAGTCTACTATGCCGGTCAAAGGTCTGGTCCATCGCTACCCTGATCGAGTCCTGTTTCTTGTAACTGACCAGTGTGCGTCCTACTGCCGTTACTGCACCAGGAGTCGTTTGGTTTCGAACGCCCAGGACTATAATTTCCACCCGAGCTTTGAAGAAGGACTGTCCTACATCGAGCAACATTCAGAAGTGCGCGACGTTCTTCTGAGTGGTGGAGACCCATTGCTTCTGAACGATACAAAGCTCGACTATCTCCTCGGTCGGCTGCGGGCAATTCCTCATGTCGAGTTCATTCGGATTGGAAGCAGAATCCCCGTTTTCCTGCCGCAAAGAATTAACGACAAGTTCTGCGAGGTCCTTCGTAGGCATGGTCCGGTCTGGATAAGTATTCATGTGAACCACCCGAAAGAGTGCACGGAAGAATTGTTTCAGGCTTGCGAAAGACTATCCTTTTCAGGGACTCCAATTGGCAACCAATCAGTTCTCTTGCGAGGAGTGAATGATGATCCCGACACCTACCGTTCTTTGATCCACCGCCTGTTGATGATGAGGGTGAGACCCTACTACTTGTATCAGTGTGACCTGATCACCGGCAGCGCTCATTTTCGGACTAGTGTTGAAAAGGGTGTTGAAATTATTCGATCGCTTCGAGGCTCTACTACGGGGTATGCGATCCCTCAGTTTGTCATCGACGCGCCCGGCGGGGGCGGAAAGATTCCAATCAATCCTGATTACGTGGAGAAAGTAACCGCTGAAGAAATCGTTTTGCGAAATTACGAAGGGCGGATTTTCCGTTATCCACTAAAGCCGAGTCTGACTCAAACTATCGTAGAAGAGCCGGTCGAAGAGTCGACGGTATTGGTGTAA
- the carA gene encoding glutamine-hydrolyzing carbamoyl-phosphate synthase small subunit, producing the protein MENRPAVFALEDGSCFFGSVFGAVRTVVGEAVFNTSMTGYQEILTDPSYFGQIVTMTTPQIGNYGVNFSDPESAKPQVSGFVVREISPVASNWRSRMALPEYLKENGIPGISGVDTRAITKKTRTAGAMKSCLSTEGISGEEAVKRAREWTGLDGVDFVKEVSRKTSESFNGSTADCLPFTVPGTQLKQKRDRRKRFKIAAIDFGAKDSILKRLSEHSFDVTVFPANVSAEEINKFDPDGVFLSNGPGDPSAVTYAHKTVSNLIDRYPTFGICFGHQVITHAVGGSTFKLKFGHRGGNQPVKDLETGQVMITAQNHGFASDPDSLTNKATVTEINLNDKTVAGIRLKNRPVFSVQYHPEAGPGPNDGTANFEKFYDMIANFQKDRVQ; encoded by the coding sequence ATGGAAAACAGGCCGGCGGTTTTTGCTCTCGAAGATGGAAGTTGTTTTTTCGGATCAGTCTTTGGTGCGGTGAGAACCGTTGTTGGCGAAGCCGTTTTCAATACCAGCATGACCGGGTATCAGGAAATACTGACGGACCCATCGTACTTTGGGCAGATCGTTACGATGACCACTCCCCAAATCGGCAATTACGGAGTCAATTTCTCCGACCCCGAATCTGCAAAACCACAGGTGAGTGGATTCGTCGTCAGAGAGATCAGCCCTGTCGCAAGTAATTGGCGCTCCCGGATGGCTCTTCCCGAATATCTGAAAGAGAACGGCATTCCTGGTATCAGCGGTGTCGATACTAGAGCGATTACAAAGAAAACCCGAACGGCTGGAGCAATGAAGAGTTGCCTTTCCACTGAAGGTATCTCTGGGGAAGAAGCCGTGAAACGGGCGCGTGAATGGACTGGGTTGGACGGAGTGGACTTCGTAAAGGAAGTCTCACGCAAAACCTCTGAATCGTTCAACGGAAGCACCGCAGACTGCCTTCCATTTACTGTCCCAGGAACCCAACTTAAGCAAAAACGGGATAGGCGAAAACGCTTCAAGATAGCCGCGATCGATTTTGGTGCGAAAGACTCTATTCTCAAACGGTTGAGCGAGCACAGCTTTGACGTCACCGTGTTCCCAGCCAACGTTTCGGCGGAAGAAATTAACAAATTTGATCCCGATGGTGTATTTTTATCCAACGGTCCGGGAGATCCGAGTGCTGTCACCTACGCCCATAAAACCGTATCGAATCTAATTGATCGCTACCCGACTTTCGGCATTTGCTTTGGACACCAAGTGATCACCCATGCGGTTGGTGGTAGCACTTTCAAATTGAAGTTTGGTCATCGAGGAGGCAATCAACCGGTGAAGGATCTTGAAACAGGCCAAGTGATGATCACCGCGCAAAACCATGGTTTCGCCTCTGACCCAGACTCGTTGACCAACAAAGCGACCGTCACGGAGATCAACCTAAACGATAAGACCGTCGCCGGAATCCGTCTGAAGAATAGACCGGTGTTTTCCGTTCAATACCACCCGGAGGCGGGTCCGGGTCCGAACGACGGGACTGCTAATTTCGAGAAGTTCTACGATATGATCGCAAACTTCCAGAAAGACCGGGTTCAGTAA